Sequence from the Hydrogenothermus marinus genome:
GATTGAGTATTTCATATAAAAGTCCGTGGAATAATTTATGGAACAAATAGTCAAAAGTTTGACTATTTCATTGAACAAAAAACTGTCAAACTTCTCTGAAAAAAAATTTACACATTGTGTAAATAAAATTTCATAGAAGTTATTTTTTCTCTTTTCTTAGTATATATATATATAACAAACTTCTCTGAAAAAAATTTTTACTCTTTGCGTAAATCAAAAAAATATAGAAGTTTTTTCTATACCCTCATTTCTACAAAAAAGATATATTCAATTTATATCAAAAAAATTAATGAATAGCTTTTCAATTCCTCATAGGAAGGCCACAAACATAGTTTTACCATAAACACACTACCATAAGGTGCATTATGGTAAATCCTTGAAAATTAATAAGTCTAAATAGATTACCTTCTGAAAGTATTGATATATATAGATATTTAAGGGATATACTTTTAGTGGAGTATTATATGTAGGTGCTAATTAGAATGTAGTGTATAGGGTAAATTATATTTCTTGTCTTAGCTTATATTTAGATTTTGTTATTTTTCTGTAGCATCTATTCTATTTTTTATTTCTAATGCTAGTTTTTTTATTTCTTCTGGCAAGCGTTTTGATTTTATTATTAAATCTAAGACTTCTGATTGTTTTCCTGCTTCAATATTTTTTTCTGCTTAGTATTTTAAGGATACTGCAAACCTATAATGCTCTGTATCCTATCCTTTAAAGAATGGGATTTCGGGTGTATAGTTAGTTAACTTTAGCTATAATTTCTGCTTTTGTCATTTTACTTTACCTCCATAAGTTTTAACATTTATATTACAAGCATTTATTATTTCTCTATCAAGCATTCTACCATTTTCTAAATATATTACTTCTACATTACATTCTTTGTAGTCTCTAACCGGTCTACATTTTAAAGTAAATCCATTAACATTCATTTCAGTAATTCCATATCTTTGACAAGCTACCGCAAATCCTCTTGCTTTCATTTTAACTAATTTTGGTATAGCTGGTAGCACTGTATCTGGTAGTCTTTCTACTTTTCCATTACAAACTTTGTAATTTAAAATATAGTCTGTTTGATTTCCTGTCTTTTTCTTTACAGATACAAGGTCGCAACTTCCATTTTTGCCATTGTAATATCCAATATAACTTACACTTCCTTTTTGCTCTACATAAACACTCTTACTTTCTGCTACTTTTAAAGCTATATCTGATGCTTCATCTTGATAAGAAGTAGTAGTATTTGCTTTTTTCATTGTTATTGGCTGTTGTCTTTTAACAGGTTCTACTTGATTTTTAACTATGATTTTATATGGATATGAAGTTGAAGTCCTTGACATTCTTGGTAGTAAAGATGCTAAAGCTGTAAATCCATTTTCAGCTTTACATATATATTTACCTTCAAAAACCTGTCCACCTGCATAATTTAGATTTTCTTCTTCAACTACATAATTGAAAAATTCATCTAAAGTTCTTCCGTTTATATAAAGTGTTCCATTGTTAGCTTTACAGAATGATGCAAAATCATTAATCATTTCCCAGCTATCTGGTCTTAATCCAAAATTATCTATATCTGCTATATTTTCTACAAAAGACTTATACCTTGCTTTAAATCCTTGCATCTTCCATATAACTTCAGATATTTTGTCAGGTCCAAATATTTCAGTTGCTTTTTTGCCTTTCCATTCTGGATTTCCTTTTATCATTTGAGAATAAGTCCTTGCACCTACTACCTTATCTTTATGCCATATTTTTATAATAATTGGTTGCCAAGATGCTTGAGCACCTGACGGATAATATCTTCTTCCTTTTATTATATCTTCTATCAGGAATATCTTTTCCTTATCTGTTTTACAAGTATCACCTATTTTAATAGTATCATCTGTAATTTCTTCTTCTTCTTCAAATCCTTCTGCTGGTGATATTATTCTTACCATTTTACCGCCTTCTGCTTTACATATTTTCTTTAAATCAGTAGATAAGTATAATTGCCAACTTACACTTACTTTTCCGTTAAGATATGCCTCGTATCCACTATCCCATAAATAACCTTCATTTTCAGAGATTGGAAAATAAATATCTTTGTTTGAGTTAAGTCTGTTTAAGCTATAAAGATATTCTGCTACTGGTGATGCCTGCTTGATTTGAGGTAATGGATTTACCTGTTTTGAAAGCTCACCACAGGAAGTAATAAATACACTTGAAACAACTGCTAATGTTAAAGCTTTTTTCTTCATTCCTTCTACCTCCTAATTTTTTTATTGTAATTTTTCTTTTTCTTTATCCCTTTTCTCAAGCTCGTAATTTACCTTTATTTTAATTACAGTATCAAATGATAATCATTTTCACCACTTGTTTTATGTTTTTTTGCTTTATTTATATTAGCTATATCTATACCAGATTTTCTTTTAAGTTCTGTAACATCTTCTCCACAGAATTCAAGGTCACCTATAATAAGCTTTTTAAGATCTTCATCTTTTACATAATCAAAAGCAACTTTTAATATATAATTTGCCATTTCTTTTGCTTTTTCTGTTTTTGCTCTAAATCTAAGATGTTGAAAATGTCGTATATTAAATTCAAAACCTTTTTCAAACATTTTTTTAACTATTGCTTTCATCTTTTCAAAAAATTCATCTGTTAAATTAGGGTCATCTTTGCTATAGTCGATATATCCATAAGGTTTTCTTGGAAAAAGATTATGGTCTATTAAAATCTGTAGATTGTTTAATCTGCCGCCTACTGCCGCAAGATTTGGATCTGCTCCATAATCAAGAAGCACAGAAGCTATATCAAATTTCCCAAGGGCAAGAGCCATATTTAATGCGTTTGCAATATTTATTAGAGCTCCCGGCTGAAGACCTATATGTTCCTCTTCTATTTTACCTGAAAAAACATTTAGGGATGTAGGAAATCTTTCATATTTATAAGGATGATATCCAGCTAAAAACTTAGCATAATCGTTTATTGTTAGGTAAGCTCCCATTTCTAATAACCACTCTGCAATAAATTCTTTTTTTCTTTCTTTTTTCTGTGCACGAATTATATCTTCTTCTGATAACTTTCCGCTTCTTAATTTATCTCTTGGTATTGCAATATGAGTTATAAGTGCTTGAAGTGGTGTCCTCTTGTTTGCAGGATGTTTTGCATTTACATTTATTGCATTTTCTTTTATATATTTGATAAAAGATTTTTTGCTTTCTCCAATTTCGTTAAAATCATACCAATTTTCATATACACCTTTTACTCCATAACCGCCAAATTCTCCCATATAAACTTCAATAAAATGTAGGTCTACATATCTTTCTCTACCATGCTTTCTATCAGCTATAGCTTCTAATCCGTAAGGGTCAATAATTTTAAGAGGTCTTATAGTATTGTAATAAACTTTAAAAGGGTCTATATTATCGTCATAATTATCAGGGCTTACAAATAAATCAACACGAATAACCTTAGGAAGTCTATTTTTCTCTTTATACTCTTCTAATAACTTTAATATTTGATCATATATTTCTATTTCTTTTTTTATTTTTTCAGGGTCGTATTTTTCCTTATAAAAATCATACATGTCGTATTCTTTTAAAATCTCTATTCTTTCTTTTTGATATTCTTTTGCAAGGTCTATTGGTGTTTTATCGTAATTATCCTGGATATTCGGGTCCGCACCATACTCAAGAAGGACTTTAACTTCTTCTATTGCTTTTTCTGTAATATATTTATATGCACCAACGCGTGTATTTCCATTCTCATCTTTTTCTTTTTCTGATGGCATTACTGCTTGGTGAAGTGGCGTTCTTCCATATGCCGTTTTTGCATTTGGATTTGCTCCTCTTTCAAGTAAATACTTGATCATTTGAGGTGTTTTTGCTAAATGTATTGGTGCAGGTAAGCCAAAATGAACTTTTTCATCTGGAATAATTGATCTTGCATTTATATCTGCATGATATTTAAGAAGTAATTCAATTATCTCATAATTCTCCTCGTCAACAGCTAAATGCATTGGCGGTAATCCAAATTCTCCGTGAGGATTATCTGGGTCAGCACCAGCTTCTAAAAGTTTTTCTGCTATTTCATAATCTCTTACTTCAAAAAGTGCATAATGTAAAGGCGACATATGGTATGAATCATACGGATATCCAAATTCTCCATCATTGGAAGTATATGCTCCATCTATTGCTACAACATCGCTTCTTGTTTCTTCATAGGCTAATTCTTTTTTTAGTTCTTTTTTAAATTCGTATTTCAAGAATTCTTGAAATACTTGATTTTTCTCTTCCTGTGTCTTTGCATTTTCTAACTTCTTTTTCCATATTTTATATTCCCAGTTTTCTGCGTTTTGATTTATCTCTTCTTCAAATTTTTCAAAAGAAGGATACCAATTTTTGACCATTTTCCAGATTTCATCTTCATATTTCTTTCTAAATTCTACCCATTCATTTATATACTTGTTTATATCTTTCCAGTCTTTTCTTGATATTGCCCACAGTAAGTTTAATGTTTTGTGTCTTTTTTCTTCGTAAAGATCTATATCCTCAACTCTTTTTTTGCTTATATACATCTTAATTGCCTCCTAAAAATTTTTTTTTAGCAAACACTGTATAGAATATTTACATAAAGATTTTGATTATTTATATCTATGCTGTTATTTCCTCTTTATCTTTTTTTTCTATTTCGATACCTTCTTTGTCTTTTGGTAAATAGTCTATAGACCTTGGGTCAACTTCCACCGCCACCTTAACAATATCATCTCCAACTACTTCTCCGCCTAAATCTCTTGCCAAAAATTTAGCTGATCCTTTTTGCTTAATATAGATTGTGTATATGTTTTCATATTCGTGCTCATAAGATACGATCTGTTTTGTATTTGTTAAAACTCTTTTCCCAGTTGGTGCTGTGTAGTAAATGAATACTGTTTCTTTTTGCTTAAACATTTCTTTTTACCTCCTTTGGTTATTTACATTTACTTTATTGTTTCCTTTTCACCTTCTATTTTGATACCTTCTTTATCCTTTGGTAAATATTTTTCTGTTCTTGGATCAACTTCTGCTCTTAATTTAACGATACCATCACTAACTACTTCTCCACCTAAATCTCTTGCAAGAATATTTGCTATTCCATTTTGTCTAATATAGAGAATATATTCATTTCCTTCTACATGCTCATAAGATACGATCTGTTCTGTATTTGTTAAAGCTCTTTTCCCGTTTGGTGCTTTGTAATAAATGAAGTTTACTGGTTCTTTTTCTCTTCCGTTTTCTTTAATTACTATCATTTTTAATTACCTCCATTAAAAATTTTTTAATTTTGATCTAAAATTTCATTCTTATTGCCAAGGAAATAAACATAGAAATCATTTAAATTTCTCTCTACTTTTATATTATTTTTAAAGCCATATCCGTAGAAACCGTCGATTAGAGAATTTAAAACTATTTGGAATTTTCTAACGCTGATTTTATTTTCAGATAAATCTTCTACTATTCTTTTTGCTAAAGAATCTACTTCAGAGATAGGTACTTTTAATCTTTCAGAGATTATATTTTTAGCTATTTTTGTTAATAAAATTTTATAGTCTTCATCTTTTAAAGGCTTTACTTCAAAAGTTACACATCTGTCTAATATGTAGTCTGGTAGTAAATTTTTATCATTTGCAGTTAAAATAAATATACAATGGCTAATATCTATTTCTAAACCTAAAAACATATCTATAAATCCTACATTAGGATCTATCAATGCGGAAATTTGGTTTATAATATTTGATCTTGATATAGCTTTATCTACTTCATCTAATAAAAAAACAGCTGTCTTTATATCATTATTATTTATAAGACCTCTAGCAATTAAACCTTCTGTAGCATTATTCCAAGTTCTATTTGAACCAGGTAAATCTAATTCTGATAAATTAGCAACGTTGATAGTATTTAATTTTAAATCTAAACTATCAGCTATAATTTTTGCAATTGTAGACTTACCTGTACCAGGTTCTCCTATGAGTAAAATGTTATAAGGCCCATGATGAGAATTATTTAAACTGTATACTAATTTGCCTATTATTTGATCTTTCAAGTTTTCATATCCAAAAAGATTAGTATCTAAATTTTTTGTTATTTGATGTAATTTCTCTTTACTTAAATTTAATGGTCTAGTAGGAAGCATTAAAATCTTCCTTAAAGCCCTTTCACTTTTAGAATTATCAGGATTCTTAATTAATTCTTCTATCTCTTCCTTAATTTTTTTATAAACTTTTTCATCAATGATATCCTCTTTAGAGAGACTATCTACATACCTGATAAATTTTTCAATACCATATTTATTTTTATTGCTTAAAGAGTTAAAGAACATATCTAAATTTTTAAGCCTTTCTTCTAATGAATATTTTGAATTTATTTTTCCTTCTTCTAAATTTGATTTAAAATCATATTCTGATTCCTCTTCTGCTTCCTCTTTTTCAGTTCCATATTCAACTTCCAAATAAGTAGCCTCAGCTATATCTTCATCTATATCCTCATCTATATCTTCAAAAAGCTCGTCAAAAATCTTCTCAAAAACATCTTCAGATAGTGGAGGGTCTAAAATTTCTTCCTGAGTATCTTTTTCCTTTGATTCATTTTGATTTTCAGAAATACCAGATCTAAAACCAACATTATTATCCAAATCTTTTTCTTCTTTACCAAGAAGCTCAAGTAAAATCCTTCTATCTGAAGGAGATAAAAATTCAGAGTATTTTTCTATTTCTTTTAAATCTGTTGAATACCAAACACCATCCTCCTTGGAAAAAATAAAAGATGAACTAGGAATTTTTTCTTTAGACTCAAAACGATTTTTTTTCTTGTTGAAAAATATTTTCATTTTACCCTCCTTTATATTTCATCTACGTCAGTTGATATGATACATATTAAAATCCAAAATGTCAAGTGTTTTTTTCTCTTTCTATCTTTGATAAAATTTCACTTGATAAAACTAATTTTTTTGGAGGTTTTTTTGTGCGAAGAGCATCTGTAGAAGAGCTGGAACGTTTTTTTGAAAGTAGATATAAAGATTATATAAAACCAAAAGGTTGGCAAACTATACAATGGGAATTTGATAATACAATATATAGAGTTAGACCTGTAACTTTAGTTGATTTAATTAATATTTTAGAAATACTAGAAGAAGTAGATATTCCTATAGTTGAATCTGTAACAGAAGAAGAAATTGAAGACAATAAAGAAAATCAAAAAAGTGAAAAGAAAATTTGTGATCTTATAAAAGAAATTGAAAATAAAAAATCCAAAACTACCATTTATAAAATATTTGAAGAAAAGATAGAAGAATTAAGTAAAAAAATAAATGAATCATCTACTATTATTAATTATAAAAAAATTGACCGTTTAAATTATTTAATAAAAGTTTCAGGGTTTAAAGCTTTTAAATTAAGAAGTATTAAAGGGGTATATTGCTTTTATAAATTCATATATAGTTTAAAAGAAAAGAACAAAATACCTAAAGGAAAATACGACGAGGATGAGTCGTTATTTGAAGACGTTATAATGCTCCTTGAAGAAGTAAAAAATGAAATAATCGATCTAAATAAACTTTCTAAAAATTTAGTTATTCAATATTCTAACAAGAATATTCCAAACCCATATTTTAAATATGAGAAAGAAATAAAAGAGAAGCTAAAAAAGTTGAAAAAAACTTTAGAAAATATTGTAAATGAACCTAATAATTTAAAAAATATAAGAGAAAAAATTATACAAGAAATAAAAGAAGAAATAAAAAAGGGAAAATAACTATGTTAAAAAACATAACACCAATACTAAATATTATAGTACTATATAGAATATTATAATACTATATAGAGAATATAATATTTTATTTGATGTTAATATTTTTTACATTTACTTTTTTCAATCTTTATATAAGTTAAATTTTTTAACATTTGTTAAAATTTTTAAACATTGAAAAAGTTAATTTTTTTAACATTTAAAAATAAATAAAATTATATTAAAAAAGATAATATTAAGATTAAATATAAGTAATTTAAAGATTTTTTACTATTTAAATGTAATTTGCATTATAAGTTTTGTTTTATAAAATGTTAAAGTTTTTAACATATAAAATTAAAATTATAAAAAAAGAGAGGATATTAAAATGAATGAAAATAAATTATCAAAGGAATATGAAAATTTAATTAACAGTTATTTTTCTATAATTAAAAACAAAATGAAAAAGTTTAATATAGAGCCTAAAAATAAAACAAGTAAATATAATGAATATATGAGTAGTATTATTTTTAATTTCTTCTTGACTTTATCTGATGAAGAGGAAATTGTTCCTTACAGTTATTTCTTAATTAATGAAGGATCAATAAAAAATGTTATAAAAAAAGAAAAGATAAATAATTTAAGAGAATTAGTGAATTTTTATAAAAATCAGATTGATAATAAACAAGCAGATATAAATATAGAAAATATTTTATTTAATCCTTTTAAGAAATCTTTTGAAAACTTTATAGAAAATTTTATAAAAGTAAGACATATACTAAATACTAAAGTTAAAGAAACTTTGAGAGATGATATAGTATCTATTTTATATGAAAATTTCAGTTATATAAGAGAAACTTTAGAAAAAAATATATCAGAGACAGAACGTGAATGGAAAAATTTAACAAGAAAGGTTGAAACTTATTATGGAAATAATAGATGGACAGCTTTATTTTATTATTTATTGAAAAAATGCGAAGATCTAAATGATAAAGAAATTAGTGTTTTGATGCTTTTGTTAAATTTTATGATAGAAGACGGAAGTTCTTTCTTATGCCAGAAAGAGGCTGGTAAACTTCTAAAAAAAACAAGACAGTCAATTTCTAAAACATTAAAAAGCTTAGAAAAGAAAGGTTATATAAAAGAAGATAAAGAATTTCCTTATAGTTACAAAAATAAGCTTTGCAAAATTTATAAAATAAATTTAAAGAAAATTCCATAAATTTTTAGTTAAAAGTTAACACTTTTTTATCTACCTATATATATAATGTTATTTTCTATTTTGCCATAACTTTTTTCATTTTGTTAATAAACTTCTATGAAAATTAGTTTTACTCATTGCGTAATACTCATTGAGTATTACTCTTTGAGTAATGCTCATTGCGTAATACTCAAAGAGTAAAGTCAAAGATCATACTTTTGGCCCATATAATTAATTAACTTGATAAGGGAATTACGCATTGCGTAAACTTATATTTTACTCATTACGCAATGCGTAAATTTTTACTCATTGCATAAGTTTCTTTTTCATAGATTTTTTTATTACTCATAGGGTAAATTGCCAATTACTCATTGAGTAAAAACGATTTTCTCTATTTTCATTTTTAGATTAATTTTCTTTTAATGTTAGGTTTTGTTAATAAGTTTTTTGCTTTAAATACTTTTTCTATCAAGTTTAATTCAGGTAAATATGGTGGTATACATCTTATTTCTATACCTTCTGGTATTTTTAATACCTTAGATTTATGAAGATTAGATCCTCTTTTAATAAAATTAACATTTAAATTCTAAAAATTAGCCCCTGATATTTTATCTCTTCCATTAATTTTTTTAGTTCTTTTCCAATTAAAGAAAAAGAGAAAAATCATTAATAAAGCAAATCATACTCATCAAATTCTTCTACTATTCTATTTTCATTATCCTTATTTTTTAAATCCTTGATATCCTCAAGCCTTCCATTTTTAAAGTTTAAAACTGACACCTTGAATATCTGATTATGATTTTCATCTTTGGTATGTCCAAATCTTGATTTTACTTTAACAACCTTTATTGGTAGTTCATAATTAGCTTTTATATAACCTGCTGGTAAATCTTCTCTTGGATAATCTAAAAAGTATCCTGCATATAAGCTATATTCTATATCCCCGCTTTCTTTAAACATAGCAATATAGTTAGGTTCTGTTTTCTTTTTTCCATCTGGCTTTGCATTATATCCTTCTCTTTGAGTTGAAGAAATAACAAAAACAGGAAGTTCATATTTATTTGCTATTTCTTTAAGTTTATAAGCTATATCTTTCATTTGTAGCCTATAATCACTTCTTAAAAGCTCTTTAGATGGTCTGATCTGTTGAAGATAGTCAATAAAGACTATTAATCTTTTATCCCCTACATCGTTCAAGGTATCTATAACTTTGTTTTCTATATCATCTATGGTTTTACTTTCAATGTCTATGAATATATTTCTAAAAATATAATGCTCTAAAGCTTCTTGAAGTTCGTTAAGTTCAATTTTACTAATTTCTTCATCTAATATTTTTCTTTTATGAATTCCCGTAATCCAAGATAGAAGTTGAATTAGTAAGTCTTCATCTGTCATTTCTAATGAAAAGAATAAAACTTTATGCCCTGCTTCTGCTAAATGTTTAGATAAAGCAAGAGTAAATGAAGTTTTACCTATTGCTGGCTGTCCTGCTATTGCATAAAGCCCCCTTCTTAATCCGCCGTCAAGCAGATTATCTAAAAATTCAAGTCCTGTTTTTAAAACAATTGGTTCTGGTTTGTCTTTTCCTTCTGCTTCTGCTTTTTTTATCCTTTCTTCAAGTCTTTTTAAAAGGTTTATCCCTGTATCTTTTAAGGTTTTGGTTAAAGTGAATGGATTTAGTAATGCTTTATATATAATTTCTGAAAATTCTTCCTTAGCTTTTTCTTCTCCAAGTTTTTCTACAAGCTCGTTAAAATCTTTAATTCCTTCTGGATAACTTGCTATATAAACTTGCTTTCCTGCTTTCTTTAAATCCCTTGCTAATTGCTCGCTTGCTTGTTTTCCTGCTTGGTCATTGTCTAAAAGAATAAATATCCTTTCTGGTAAAGCTTCTTTTTCTTCTTTTTGGAATTTGTAGTTTACTGATGGAATAGCTATAAATAAATCTGCTTTATGGTCATAGAATAAAGATTTAGCAGTTAAGTAATCAATTTCTCCTTCAAGTATTACAGCTATATCGTGCTTTTGTATATTTCCTTCTTCGTCTGTATAAAATATTTCATCTATTCCAAGAGGATATTGTTTAAAACCTGATAGGTTTTTAACTTTAGGTTCTTTCCCTTTTATATTTCTAATCTTTACTGCTTTTAGGTTCCCATTTAGGTCAAAAGAAGGAATTAAAAGCTTATATCCTTCCTTATAATAATCTTCAAGGTATTTAAAGGATTTATCCTGTATAGGTTTTAAGCTTCTTATGTAATTTGCTACCCGGTCAGGATTTATAAACCTGCTTTTTAAGTATTCTTTAACATCTTGTTCTATTACTAAACTTGAAATTTTCTCAAGATTTATCTCTTTAGTGGTATAACTCTTATTTGCATTTTTTACCTTCTCAAAGCCTTGATATTGCTTGTCTTTTTTTCCATTGTTTTTTTCTTCTGATATAATCCCTTCTTCTTTTAAAAATTCTTTAAAATCAATTTGTAAATGATTTGATAAGTCTTTTAAGCCGCCTGAAGATTGACAAGCAAAACATTTAAAAGAGTTTGTATCAAGATTAAAGACAGTATTAGGTGTATTATGTCCATTATTACAAACCGGGCAAGCTCCCATATATTCCTTGCCTATCTTCTTATAATTCCAACCTGCTTTGTCTAATAACCTTAAAATTAATCCTTGTTCTTGTGATATAATTTCATTAAGCTCTTTTTTCATTGTCCCACTCCTTTCTTTTTTTTTATTTGTGCAATTTGTGAATCCATTGCTTTTTTCTTATTCCTTTTTTGAGTAAAAGATATAAATCAATCATTCCTTTTATTCCTTCATAAGTATCTGAAATAAAAGCCTCTTCTTTTTTACTTGCATTAAGTTCTGCAGATCTGATAAAAGCATAATATCCAATGTCATCTTTCTGGATTTTGTAATACTCCCTCCCATCTAAAGTTAAGACAATACATTCTTCTAAAAGTTCCATTTTTCATTTTCTCAATTTTCTTCTTTTATCTATATTTTTTATCTATTTAGAATTCAGGTCAAACAAGACCTGAATTCTCTTAATGTTATTAATATTATTAAGAAAAAAAATCGCTCGCTAATCCTTAAATATCAATGGTTTGAATTTTTGTAAGGTGCCTTTACTCCCCCTTTTTGGTGCCTTTACCCCCCCTTTTTGGTGCCTTTACTCCCCCTTTTTGGTGCCTTTACCCCCCCCTTTTTTTTATATTTGGTTAAAGAGTAGATTTTGATTTTTTAGCAGAAGAAAATAAGAAAAAATATTTTTAAAACCCTACACTCTCAATCCAAAAATATTCCTCAAATCCTTGACAAGGTGAGATTTATTTTCTTGTTATTTCTTTTTTAATTTATGGTTTTGTTTCTTTTCTTTTATTGGATCAAAGCTATCAAGCATATCGTCAGGTGGTTCAAATACAACTCTTGCATTTAATAGGTTTTCTTCCTTGATTTTTAGTTTTGATTTTTTGGTAAATTCTTTTTTGTTATTTATTCCATATATCTTATATTCTTCAGTCCAATACCAATTCCCTATTATTTCATCTTCTTTTAGTCTGTTGAATGCTTTTTCTAATTTTTCTTTTATCCTTATAGGTTTCCCTCTTAATGGATAAAACCCTGTTTCTTCTAAAATGTTTTTTATGGTTCTTGTTATTTCTTCTTTTCCTGCATTCTCTCTAAAAATATATATAAGATAATGTCCTATAGCTTTTTCATATTTTTCTAATTTGCTATTATAATTTGGTAGCTTTTCATATATTTTGGTAAAAGGTCTTATATTGAAATCACTGAAATACTCTTTATAGAATTCTGTTGGTGTAATTAATGCTTTGATTGTTTGATTGTTTTTATTTCTTCCTATTAACTCAATATTAAAGAATTTTACTTCTACGTTTTCTACCGTATCAAATTTCTGTTTATCATTTCTTGGAAATGTTGCAACTCTTATAACTAAATTAGTTGATAATGAAATTGCAAATAAAGTTAAATATCGTTCTCTTTCTTTGCTTTTTGGTTTATTATTTATTCCTCTCCATTTAATATAATCGCTAACTGATATTTTAATAGGTTTTCCAAGATGTATAAGTGCTAATTGAGTTAAGTAGGAAAAGTCAAGCAGTTCAAGGCTTATGTAATCTTTTACTTGTATATCTTTATTTAGATGCTTTCTTACTTCATCTTTATTTATTTCTAAAGATATTTCAATCTCTTCATTTTTTTTGATAACTGCTTTTGCTTTTTTTTCATCTTCTTCCCATAAATCTGGTGTGTTGAATATTTTTATCAAGAGTTTATTTATTTGATTGGAAGGGAATTTATTACTACCATTTTCTAAAAATAAAGTATCTGGATTTTTCTTTTTTAAAGCTTTTTCTTTTTCTTCCTTTCTTTTCCTTTTTCTTTCTGCTTTT
This genomic interval carries:
- a CDS encoding AAA family ATPase; the encoded protein is MKIFFNKKKNRFESKEKIPSSSFIFSKEDGVWYSTDLKEIEKYSEFLSPSDRRILLELLGKEEKDLDNNVGFRSGISENQNESKEKDTQEEILDPPLSEDVFEKIFDELFEDIDEDIDEDIAEATYLEVEYGTEKEEAEEESEYDFKSNLEEGKINSKYSLEERLKNLDMFFNSLSNKNKYGIEKFIRYVDSLSKEDIIDEKVYKKIKEEIEELIKNPDNSKSERALRKILMLPTRPLNLSKEKLHQITKNLDTNLFGYENLKDQIIGKLVYSLNNSHHGPYNILLIGEPGTGKSTIAKIIADSLDLKLNTINVANLSELDLPGSNRTWNNATEGLIARGLINNNDIKTAVFLLDEVDKAISRSNIINQISALIDPNVGFIDMFLGLEIDISHCIFILTANDKNLLPDYILDRCVTFEVKPLKDEDYKILLTKIAKNIISERLKVPISEVDSLAKRIVEDLSENKISVRKFQIVLNSLIDGFYGYGFKNNIKVERNLNDFYVYFLGNKNEILDQN
- a CDS encoding ankyrin repeat domain-containing protein — encoded protein: MYISKKRVEDIDLYEEKRHKTLNLLWAISRKDWKDINKYINEWVEFRKKYEDEIWKMVKNWYPSFEKFEEEINQNAENWEYKIWKKKLENAKTQEEKNQVFQEFLKYEFKKELKKELAYEETRSDVVAIDGAYTSNDGEFGYPYDSYHMSPLHYALFEVRDYEIAEKLLEAGADPDNPHGEFGLPPMHLAVDEENYEIIELLLKYHADINARSIIPDEKVHFGLPAPIHLAKTPQMIKYLLERGANPNAKTAYGRTPLHQAVMPSEKEKDENGNTRVGAYKYITEKAIEEVKVLLEYGADPNIQDNYDKTPIDLAKEYQKERIEILKEYDMYDFYKEKYDPEKIKKEIEIYDQILKLLEEYKEKNRLPKVIRVDLFVSPDNYDDNIDPFKVYYNTIRPLKIIDPYGLEAIADRKHGRERYVDLHFIEVYMGEFGGYGVKGVYENWYDFNEIGESKKSFIKYIKENAINVNAKHPANKRTPLQALITHIAIPRDKLRSGKLSEEDIIRAQKKERKKEFIAEWLLEMGAYLTINDYAKFLAGYHPYKYERFPTSLNVFSGKIEEEHIGLQPGALINIANALNMALALGKFDIASVLLDYGADPNLAAVGGRLNNLQILIDHNLFPRKPYGYIDYSKDDPNLTDEFFEKMKAIVKKMFEKGFEFNIRHFQHLRFRAKTEKAKEMANYILKVAFDYVKDEDLKKLIIGDLEFCGEDVTELKRKSGIDIANINKAKKHKTSGENDYHLIL
- a CDS encoding helix-turn-helix domain-containing protein, which encodes MNENKLSKEYENLINSYFSIIKNKMKKFNIEPKNKTSKYNEYMSSIIFNFFLTLSDEEEIVPYSYFLINEGSIKNVIKKEKINNLRELVNFYKNQIDNKQADINIENILFNPFKKSFENFIENFIKVRHILNTKVKETLRDDIVSILYENFSYIRETLEKNISETEREWKNLTRKVETYYGNNRWTALFYYLLKKCEDLNDKEISVLMLLLNFMIEDGSSFLCQKEAGKLLKKTRQSISKTLKSLEKKGYIKEDKEFPYSYKNKLCKIYKINLKKIP
- a CDS encoding DnaB-like helicase C-terminal domain-containing protein, which translates into the protein MKKELNEIISQEQGLILRLLDKAGWNYKKIGKEYMGACPVCNNGHNTPNTVFNLDTNSFKCFACQSSGGLKDLSNHLQIDFKEFLKEEGIISEEKNNGKKDKQYQGFEKVKNANKSYTTKEINLEKISSLVIEQDVKEYLKSRFINPDRVANYIRSLKPIQDKSFKYLEDYYKEGYKLLIPSFDLNGNLKAVKIRNIKGKEPKVKNLSGFKQYPLGIDEIFYTDEEGNIQKHDIAVILEGEIDYLTAKSLFYDHKADLFIAIPSVNYKFQKEEKEALPERIFILLDNDQAGKQASEQLARDLKKAGKQVYIASYPEGIKDFNELVEKLGEEKAKEEFSEIIYKALLNPFTLTKTLKDTGINLLKRLEERIKKAEAEGKDKPEPIVLKTGLEFLDNLLDGGLRRGLYAIAGQPAIGKTSFTLALSKHLAEAGHKVLFFSLEMTDEDLLIQLLSWITGIHKRKILDEEISKIELNELQEALEHYIFRNIFIDIESKTIDDIENKVIDTLNDVGDKRLIVFIDYLQQIRPSKELLRSDYRLQMKDIAYKLKEIANKYELPVFVISSTQREGYNAKPDGKKKTEPNYIAMFKESGDIEYSLYAGYFLDYPREDLPAGYIKANYELPIKVVKVKSRFGHTKDENHNQIFKVSVLNFKNGRLEDIKDLKNKDNENRIVEEFDEYDLLY